The DNA region TAATCCCTGCTCCACCACCTCCAGTGGAGGCGAAATAAGTGGGTTTCCCTCCACACTTAGCTTTTGAAGCTTCTGGAGGCACCCAATGGAATCCGGCAATGTTTTGATACTATTGTAGCTAATGTCCAATTCAACCAGGGACCAGAGGAGCCCTATGGAGTAGGGCAAAGACTCCAAGTATTGGAAGTTCTGACTCACATTTAGGATTTCCAGATTGATGAGGTTTTCGAGGTTGTCGGGGAGACTTCTGAGGCAGTTCAAACGTGCGTCGAGAACCTTGAGAGCCGTAAGGTGAGAGGTGGAGCTGGGAAGAAACACCAGTTTGTTGGAGTTGACAGAAAGCTTCTTGAGTTGTATGAGCTCAAAGCCTATTGTGTCTGGCAGCTTGCTCAGCATGTTGAAGTTGACATTCAATTCTTCTAAGGCTCTGGTTGATCAAAATTCACACGTACGCATGTATGTCAGAAAAAACAACCATGTACAACCAATATGAACATTGATATACACATACATACATGACCTCACGCATAGTATTGATTTTTTAAatatttggtttatttttataACTGTTACTTATGTTATTGTTAAATCAATTGAAATAAGTCTTATTAAAGTTTGATTTTGATTTATAACTCGGTTTTGAAAACATTGAATAAAATATTACTAATTTGCATCAATTACGTTATTGTTTGGTTTGCGTGACTTCATATGATGATGCGAAAGTAAATGTGACTAGATATGGTGACAAAGAAGATAAGAAATTTCTTGTTTATTTTTCAACTGTTTACATCTCAATTATAAATATAATGTTTATTTAAATATGAGTAGATACTTGTTGCATTATTCGATCAAGTATTTAAAATTAATATGAGTAGAtacttgttttatttttatttttatattcgatcagttaaaattattttaaaaaatatcaattatagaaaattaaattttgaaaaagcttttaaaaatatttttcatttgaaataataatattttttctcaaattttcatttttaaaagcttaaatatattttatagtctttctaaaaaaataattttttatataatttttataaaattacCGACCTTTAAACCTAGTCTCTATTAAATTTTGTTCCTGCATAATATTGATGATTTTAGCTTTCACAAAATTCAAAAGGTTTTGATTTTGTAAAAACTTAAATATATTCAATTTATTTATTGAAAATCATGTAAAAAACAGACGAAAAACTTtctaaaataattattttttataaaaaaaataagtTTTCAGAATAAATCCTAACAAAAGGAGTTCTAATTTTTTTCTTCAAGATCTAGAACTAAGCAGTTGAAAACATACAATTAAATTTTCAATAAATAATCCGAAATTATCAAGTTAAACAAAAAGTTTCTTGGCAGTAAGATACACAAGGGACAATATGTTAACACCTTAAAATTTGAAGTCAAATAATATATATAGGGAAAGAAAGTAATAATACCTACATATACACAGATGAAATATGTATATATAATAAAAAGATAAATAACTTAAAAAAACGtaagaaaattttaaaaaaacaaacCTGCAATTCTCAATGGTTGCAGGAAGAGATTCAATGAAATTTCCAGAGACATTCAAAATTTGGAGCTTGGAGAGACAACCAATGGAATTTGGGAGAGATTTGAGCTGGTTGGAGTGCACGTCTAACATCTCTAAGTTCAATAATCTCGCCGTTAACGACTCTGGAATATTCTGTCACCGTTAAATAATATAAGTTTCAATTACATATTCACAAAATTTTATTAGAactttttatatatatatatatatatatatatatatatatatatatatatatatatggagaCATACCTTTAGATTGTTATTTGATAGGTCAAGCTTAGAAATGATGGCTAAATGAAGCAAAGATTTAGGAAGTGAGTCCAACGACATGCCACTCAAGTCCATAAATTGAAGCTTCTCTTCTTCTTTAGGCTTTTTCATTTCTCTTCGTTTCACCTTATTATTCATCTTCACCGTAAGCTGGTTATGGTGACCGTGAGGTTGAAAGTGTTGCTGTTCGAACATGTAAATTTGTTCTATAATGGAAAACTTGATACCCTTTGAAAAGAGATAGATATATAATGTGAAATTACTTGATGAGAGTATTGGAAATATATAGAGAAGGAGGAGGCAAATTGCAAGTGGGAAAGGTGAACAATAAGTAAACGATATATTAATATTAGTGTGTAAAAGGATGTACGGATGAGAATTGAGGAATAGTATCTAATATTTACTCActttattataaaaaataattaatttttaaatacGTGGAATATTTAATAATGAATATATTTGGACTATATATTGATTATTTAatgagtttaattgaaatacagactgtgtaaaaagattttacactgtcagttaatcatagacgtcggatattaaaagaagtttgacttttattttaaaaatctataaaataatacaaacggatgatggtgatgaatcgacggtgtaaCTTTTTACAATGACAGTGTATAATAATTAACTCTTatttaatatattaaaaattattatttttataataagAATAAGAGACTTTAtcaaaaatga from Lathyrus oleraceus cultivar Zhongwan6 chromosome 1, CAAS_Psat_ZW6_1.0, whole genome shotgun sequence includes:
- the LOC127136751 gene encoding plant intracellular Ras-group-related LRR protein 6, which translates into the protein MFEQQHFQPHGHHNQLTVKMNNKVKRREMKKPKEEEKLQFMDLSGMSLDSLPKSLLHLAIISKLDLSNNNLKNIPESLTARLLNLEMLDVHSNQLKSLPNSIGCLSKLQILNVSGNFIESLPATIENCRALEELNVNFNMLSKLPDTIGFELIQLKKLSVNSNKLVFLPSSTSHLTALKVLDARLNCLRSLPDNLENLINLEILNVSQNFQYLESLPYSIGLLWSLVELDISYNSIKTLPDSIGCLQKLQKLSVEGNPLISPPLEVVEQGLHVVKEYMRHKMNSHDHVSTKKRWWIVKCGTFNGHNRSGKQTEHRGFSMLQYQPMNGLASPGFMGKLSPLRLFSPRRSFN